In the genome of Anabaena cylindrica PCC 7122, the window CCGCTTTAGAAGAATTGGTAATGGCACTGCACGTCCGCCGGCAATATTTTAACCCCTTCTTTGGTAGACCTGCTGATTCTCAAGAATCATTAACTAATATTGACACCAAACAAATTTACAAAACTTCACGTCTTGTTTCCAACTTGACAGGAATGTTGGTGCAACCAAATAAAGCCATAGTTGGTGCAAATGCCTTTGCACACGAGTCTGGTATTCACCAAGATGGGGTGTTGAAAAATAAACTCACCTATGAGATTATGGATGCCCAATTGATTGGTTTAACAGACAATCAAATCGTCTTGGGTAAACATTCCGGTAGAAATGCCTTTGGGACTCGCTTGAAAGAATTGGGTTTTGAACTGTCAGAAACCGAATTAAATAAAGCCTTTGTGCGATTCAAAGAATTAGGAGATAAAAAGAAAGAAATCTCAGATTGGGATTTGGAAGCGATCGTTAACGACGAAATCCAACAAGCACCCGAACTATTCCGAGTCGAGTTAGTACAGGTTTCCTGCGGTAGCAACGCCAAACCTACCGCCACAGTCACACTCCGCACCCCCGACGGCGAAGAATTAACAGATGCTGCCATAGGTACAGGCCCAGTAGATGCAGTTTATAAAGCCATCAATCGGGTAGTAAATGTACCAAATGAATTGATTGAATTCTCTGTGCAATCTGTCACAGGCGGAATAGATGCCCTTGGAGAAGTAACCATCCGCTTGAAATATGAATCGCGTGTATTTTCAGGTCATGCAGCCAACACCGATATCATCGTTGCATCGGCTCAAGCCTACGTAAATGCACTAAATAGGCTGTACGGGGCTTTACAACAAAATCCCAAAGAAGAAGTAACAGCATAACAGTAGGGTGGGTTAGAAGGGGTAAGTTATCAATCCTGTACTAACCCACCTTTATCAATTCCAGCGCCTGAGTTAAAATTTCTTGTTTAACAACCATAGCTGCTAATTCTTCAGTTTCATAACGTCCTTCAAAAGCTTCTAGCGCCGCTCTTTTTAGTGCTACTTGATATCCTTGTTGGAAAATTTCCATTAATTCTGTTTGATTCAAGTAAACACCACCAGATTTGCGGCGCTTGTTAATTTTATTGATTTCCCGTACTGCATTTTCAATAGATATTTCCCAAGAACGGGTAGAACGTTTTTCAGCTTTTTGTTTGATTAAATGGATGAGTAGAATTACGCCATAACTATCAATTTTATTGATTTTATCACTTAGGCTCATTTCTTCCAATTCATCCACCAATAGTAAAGCTTCAGAAATTTTACCCTGTTCTAGGAGTTGTCTCAGTTCTAGTATTTCTTCCATGTTATTTGTGGAAATTTTGATTAGCAATTAATATTTATTATATTTTGAATTTATCATTAAACGTACTTTATGAAACTATATTTCTGAGGAATAATTATGAAAATACAACAGCTTGAACTTCAGAATTTTCGATGCTTTGAACATAAAATTTTTGAGTTCTCCGATCAATTTAACGTTATTATCGGTGATAATGGTACTGGTAAAACTGCATTTTGTGACGCGATAGGATTGATAATTGCAGTATTTATATATCGTCTTGCTGAGATTAGAGAAAATACATTTCAAGATAAAAGTCGAATCCAAGATTCAGATATTAGACAAGTTAGAAATCAGAAAATTGAATGGAAACTACCTGTTGGATTATTTTGTAAATCTATAATTAACGATGTTCAACTTCAATGGTCAACTACTCGTATAAATTCTAGAATAAATTCTATAAACCAATCTCTAAATATTCTCCAATTTGCAGATTATCTAAGAGAAAAAGTGAACAATTCTCAAAACATCAACCTTCCTTTAGTAGCATATTATGGAACAGGTAGGCTTTGGTGGAAGAGCCAGAATAATCAAGCGTTAGAGGATAATCAAGCGTTAGAGGATATGAGAAATTCACCAACAAGACAATCTCGTTTTTGGGGATACACAGAGTGTCTTGATCGTAGATCAAATTTAATTCTTGATTGGTTTAAATTTGAAATTCGCTTCGGAGAAGGATCTGTAACAACTCATCCAGCAATTTTAAATGCTCTATCTGTTTGTCAAATAGATAATTGGATTGAGATAAAATACGATGATCGTGAAGATAATTTAGTTGTGAGATCCCTGGATGGAAACTCCCAAATTTTTAATAAACTCAGCGATGGTGTAAAAAATATGGTTGCCATGGTTGCCGATATTGCTTATCGTGCAGCAGTCCTCAATCCTCATCTTGAATCTGAAGCTGCGCGACTTACACCAGGTATTGTACTGATTGATGAACTTGATTTACACCTTCATCCCAAATGGCAACGTCGAGTAGTCGAAGATTTAAAAAGAACATTTCCTAACATTCAATTTTTTGCAACTACCCATTCTGAACATATCATCCAATCTTTAAGAGACGGAGAACTTATTGATCTCAATAATCCAGATTTAATACCAGCAGATGAATATGAAAACAAAAATATAGAATACATAACAGAAAATGTTATGCACGTTCCTCATCCATATAGAAATGAACGATACGAAAGGATGATGAAAACAGCAGAAAGATACTATCAAATGTTAGAAAATGCTAATAATTCATCACCAGAAGAATTGGAAAAATTAAAAATGGAACTGGATGAATTAATAGAACCATATAGTGATGATGTTGCCTATCATGCTTTTTTAAAAATGGAACGTCTTGCTAGAGGATTATAAAAATGAGGCCAGTTATTCGAGGTAAGAATACTAAAGTTTTTAAAGATTATAAAAATGCACGAGGAGATTTAATTAATCAACTTGGTGAATACTGTTCTTACTGTGAAATGCGTATTGGCTCATCTATCGCTGTTGAACATATATTACCAAAAGCAAAAGAGCAATTTCCTGATGAAGAAACTAATTGGGAAAATTTGTGTTTAGCTTGTAATAACTGCAATTCAACTAAAAAAGGGGCTATGGATAAGAGATGGAACAGTTCATGGAAACATCTTCACATAACCTCTGCTAAAATAGCCGCTAGAAGTGAATTTTATTGGATTGATCAAGATAATACTTTTCGATGTGTAGAATATAGCCAAGGTGGATTGGTTACGATAAATCCTTCTTTAGGTATTGAAGAACAAAAAGTAGCACAAGCAACTATTGAAATGGTGGGACTTGATAAAACACCTAAGCCTGATATGCAAATGAAAGATCGCCGATGGATAAATCGGAAAGACGCTTGGGATACAGCAGAAAAATATTTAAAAATACTTCGTCAATATAATGATAAAGAATCACTAAAACAAATGCAAGATATCATCGTTAGTCATGCAGTTGATAAGGGATTTTTCTCAGTTTGGATGACAGTATTTAAAGATGATCCTGAAATGCTAAAACGTTTTATTTTTGCATTTCCGGGAACTGCTATAGATTGCTTTGATCAGGAAGGAAAGGCTATTCATCGTCCCAAGGCAAGAATATGAATCACCCCACCACATCATTAACCGAAATCCGCACCGCATTAAAACAAATCTGGGGTTATGAAGATTTTCGTCCTCCACAGGGAGAAATTGTCAAGAATTTATTATCACAAAAAGATGCTTTAATAATTATGCCTACAGGAGGCGGAAAGTCAATTTGCTTTCAACTTCCCGCATTATTAAAAACAGGATTAACTTTAGTAGTTTCTCCCTTGGTAGCACTAATGGAAAACCAAGTAGAAGAACTCAAACAGCAAAATCAAAAAGCTGCACTTTTACATAGTGAATTATCTACATCCCAACGTCGTACAACTTTGCAAGCTTTAGAAAAACAACAATTAAGATTATTATATTTATCACCAGAAACTTTATTGAGTCCCCCGGTTTGGGAAAAATTATCTCATCCCCAATTACAAATTAATGGAATTATCCTTGATGAAGCTCATTGTTTAGTACAATGGGGTGATACTTTTCGTCCAGCTTATCGACGTTTAGGTGCAGTCCGTCCAGCGTTATTAAAATCAAAACCACCAGGAACTAAAATTAGTTTAGCAGCTTTTACTGCAACTGCTGATCCTTCAGCCCAAAAGATTATTTCTACAGTTTTACAATTACAACAACCTGATAATTATAGACTTAATCCTTATCGGAATAATTTACATCTTAGTGTTAAAATTGCTTGGACACCAAAGGGAAGAAAACAACAATTATTAAAGTTTATTCAAAATCGACCAAATCAGGCTGGTTTAATTTATGTCCGCACTCGGAGAGATAGCGAGAATTTAGCCCAGTGGTTAACAGAAATAGGATATAAAACTGCTAGTTATCACGCAGGATTAGGTGCAACAGAAAGACGTGCCGTAGAAGCAAGTTGGTTAGGTGGAAAAATACCATTTGTGGTGTGTACCTGCGCCTTTGGGATGGGTATTAATAAAAGTGATGTGCGCTGGGTTATTCATTTTCATGCACCACATTTATTATCTGAATATGTGCAAGAAATAGGACGTGGAGGTAGAGATGGAAAACCAGCAGAAGCGTTAACTTTAATCAGTGAACCGACGGGATTTTTAGATGCTGATGATAAACAAAGACAGCAATTTTTTCAAGAACAAATGTTGAAGCAACAACAAAAAGCCCAACAATTAGCGAAAAAGTTACCACAACAGGGAGAAGTAACTGCTGTAACGCGACAATTTCCTGATGGTGCAATGGCGCTTTCTTTACTGCATAGTAGTGGACAATTACAATGGCTTGATCCTTTTCATTATACGATTTCTGTAAAGTCAGGAAGTCAGCCGCAAATGCAGTTACAAGCTGCGAAACAAATGAGTGAATATCTGAATACTAAAAAGTGTCGTTGGCAGTTTTTGTTAAATGCTTTTGGTTTTAGTAAAGAAGCTGAAAACTGGCGTTGTGGACATTGTGATAATTGTAAACATCAATAATTTTAGACTAGAGATTCTAAAAAAGGACGCATTCCCCCACTGTATTGTTGGATATATGGAATTTTTAGCACATATCAAATATGTTTACTTAATAAATATGATCAATCACAATTGATCATATTCATCTGGTTCTATATCAGGAACTTTATTTAAAACTTGCTGAAATTTATCCCAACTACCATGTTTAGCTTTTTCATCAATATAATCTTTTGTCATCCATGCTGAAACTTGTGCTGATAGTGCAATGGAAACAAGTTGTTCAAGAGACATATTTTCTTTGTTTGCTAAGGCTTCAACTTGTTTATATAAAGAATCAGGAATTTGCACGTTTAAGTTACTCATGATATTTCTCCTACGATTTGCAAAAATTATTTGGGTAATACAACTTTAATGCCAAATTTATCTGCTGGCTTTAAATCTTTTTGATTGTAAGTAATAATAAAATCAGCTTGTGATTCTACGGCTAAATCTATGATAAAGTCATCATTTGGATCGATGGCTATTGGTCGCCATAAATAAAAAATGGTACGTTTATTGGCAATGGCACAAATAGCTTCTATAATGTTATCAATATCTTCATCATTTAAAGTTAAGAGGTCTTTTTCTCGTTTGAGAATTGCTTCATACTCGAAGATTAAGGTAGTAGAAATATTTAATTGCCAACGGGTATCCTTAAGTATTGTTAAAAGCCTATAGGATGCGCCACGACTTGATATTAGTCCTGATAATAGCACATTTGTATCTAATACAATTTGGTATGGAATTGTCATTTTCTTATAGTTGCTGGACGCTTTTCACTGTTGGCACACGGCTTTGTTTGATATTGTAAAGGGCGGGGAAACCCCGCCCCTACGTTAAAACTGCTGCAAAAAGCGTAAGTCGCTATTATACAAACGGCGAATATCATCAATTTGATGTAACACCATCGCAAAACGTTCTACACCAAAACCGGCGGCAAAACCACTATAAACTTCTGGGTCATAACCCACTGATTTCAGTACATTTGGGTCAACCATTCCGCAACCCATGACCTCTAACCAGCGGCCATTCCACTGTAAATCTACCTCAGCAGAAGGTTCGGTAAAGGGGAAATAACTAGCCCGGAAGCGAATTGGTAAATCGCCAAACATTGCTTGCAAAAACATCTTTACAGTGCCTTTGAGGTCTGTAAAAGTCATTCCTTCATCGATCGCTAAAAGTTCAATTTGATGGAAAACTGCGGAGTGGGTCGCATCTACATCATCTCTTCGGTAAACTCGTCCTGGGGCCACAATCCGAAACGGTGGTTCTTCTTTTTCCATGTAGCGAATTTGCACCGATGAGGTATGAGTCCGCAGTAAATTACCATCTGGCAAGTAGAAAGTATCCTGCATATCACGGGCTGGATGGTCAGGAGGGGTATTCAGGGCTTCAAAATTGTAGTAATCTGTTTCCATCTCTGACCCTTGGGCGACGGTGTAACCCATACCGACGAAGATATCCAGCGCCTGATCAATGATGCCGTTGAGGGGATGTATGCGACCTTGGGGGCGGTAAATACCGGGCATTGTTACATCTAAAGTTTCAGCCTCTAGCTGTGCCTGAATTTGAGCAGATTCTAAAGCAGTGCGTTGCTGGTCGAGACTGTTTTGAATGGCTTCTTTCACTGTATTAGCGATCGCACCAATTTTGGGACGTTCCTCTGCACTCATCTGTCCCATACTGCGTAACAGCGCCCCCAATTGACCTTTTTTGCCCAAATAGTTAACTCTAAGTTCCTCTAGGCGTTCCAGGGTATCAGCAGATGCGATCGCACTTTCTCCCTCTTGTCGCAATGCTAAAAGTTGTTCCTCTAAATTGCTAGTCATTAGTTATTAGTCATTTGTGATTAGTCTATAGTTTATAGTCCCCAGCCACAGACAGAGGGCGTAAACGACCATGATTATATGGTATTATTTCCACCGCCCTAGTTTTTAGCGGAGACTCCTGCCTCTTTGTACTAGCATGGATATACAGCAGAATTCAGGAGTCAGAAGAGTTGTGAGTACCGAGTGCTTGACTCTCCTTCTTACTCATTACTCTGTACTGGCTTGGTGTCTGGCTTTGAATTTAGATTCTGTACATCATTGACCTGCAATCCGCTGTAAGACAATAGAATTTAACTTAGATCTCCCATAACAGAAATTTTATATTCTCTCTTGTGACCAAAAACACTGACAATAGACATTTAACTCATTATTAATGACTAATCACCAATTACCCAAGAACCAATGATCAATCACACATGAAATTATTAATTAGCAACGATGACGGTGTTTCCGCTTTGGGTATACGCACCTTAGCCGACTGTCTGGCACAAGCTGGTCATGACGTTACCGTAGTTTGTCCAGATAGAGAGCGATCAGCAACAGGACACGGATTAACCTTACATCAACCAATTCGTGCCGAAATAGTTGAATCTGTTTTTCATCCCGCCATCAAAGCTTGGGCTTGTGATGGGACACCTTCTGATTGTGTAAAATTAGCATTGTGGGCTTTGCTAGATTCTCCTCCTGACTTGGTGTTATCTGGAATTAACCAAGGTGCCAATTTAGGAACCGAAATTCTGTATTCAGGTACTGTTTCAGCGGCGATGGAAGGTATGATAGAAGGCATTCCTAGTATTGCGCTGAGTCTTACCAGTCATACCCACAGAGACTTTCACCCAGCTGCCAACTTTGCCAAACTCTTAGTTGAGCAGATAGCAGCAGCACCTTTGCCAGACTTAATGTTACTTAACGTCAATATTCCTCCCATAGCCTGGGAAGAAATTGCTGGTGTCACTCTCACTCGTCAGGGAGTACGTCGCTATGTTGATGTTTTCGACAAACGAGTTGATCCGCGTGGCAAAACTTATTACTGGTTAACTGGTGAGGTTTTAGAGGATGTCGAACCACCTGCTGGGTTAAATTTATCCCCAGATATTCCCATTGATGTCAATGTTGTCCGTAATAACTACATCAGTATTACTCCATTGCAATACAATCTTACCTATGCTAATGGACTGGATAAACTATCTACATGGGAGTTTAAATTTCCGTAAATTTTTCAGAGTCTGCTCAAAATTTAGTATTCATTAAATTTACCGCCGTACATCTGAAGTTGCGAATTTAGGAGATATACTGGGATAACTCAATACACATAAATTATGCTAGATCGAAAGTTGTAATATATATTATTACAATATAGTTACGATAAAAATTTATTAAGGTATACATTTTTACTAGTAGAATTGTTATACCCAAGGTTAGTCAGACAGCATAAACTGAAAAAATAAAAAGCATTTTTTGATCGATCGCCAGCTCAGTCCAGCAACCAACACCCATGTCTAGGATAGAGAATCAATTTACAGTTCAATTTTGGGGCGTTAGGGGCAGCATCCCCTGTCCAGGTTCAAATACCGTCCGTTATGGTGGTAATACTCCTTGCGTTGCAATGCAAGTGGGTGGTAAAAACTTAGTTTTTGATTGTGGTACGGGAGTACACGTTTTGGGACAATCTTTATTGCCCCAAATGCCAGTAGAAGGTCATATATTCTTCACCCACTCCCATTGGGATCATATGCAGGGGTTTCCTTTCTTTACCCCAGCCTTTATCAAAGGTAATAAGTTTCATATCTATGGAGCGATCGCACCCGATGGGTCAACCATTGAGCAACGGCTCAATGATCAAATGCTTCATCCCAACTTCCCCGTTCCATTGCAGATTATGCAGGCTAATCTGGAATTTCACAACATTAAAGCCGGCAAACCAATCTACATCGACGACATTATCATAGAAACTGCACCGTTAAACCATCCCGGTGAAGCCGTAGGATATAGAGTGAACTGGCGAGGTGGAGCCGCTGTTTACATCACAGATACAGAGCATTTTCCTGACAAATTAGATGAAAATATTCTCTGGCTATCACGGGATGCCGATATTTTAATTTACGATTCCACCTACACTGACGAAGAATACTATTCTCCAAAATCACCAAAAATTGGCTGGGGACACTCCACTTGGCAAGAAGCAGTCAAAATAGCACAAGCGGCCAACGTCAAAACCCTAGTTATTTACCACCATGATCCAGCCCACAACGATGATTTTTTAGATAATATAGGCAAACAAGCATTTGAAAAATTTCCTGGTGCAATCATGGCAAAGGAAGGATTAGTACTACCAATTCCTGTTTTAGATCCTGTATCAGAATCCTTACCTCTGAGCAAGTAAGTAAGTCTATCGTTGATAATTAAACAAACAAGTCTGTACACTTATTGACAAATATCTATAGGTGTATTATGTATAAGCCTAATAGACATCAACCGAATTTAAATATGCGTTTTCCAGCACCCTTATAGAGACGTTCCATGGAACGTTTCTACATTGTTGTTCACTACCTATGTCTAATGAATTCGCCAAAAAATTAGGTGTTTCTGTAAAAACGATTCAGCAAAAATTTATCGAACAGAATGTTGGGTATTCTGTGGGAGTGACGGATGAATAACCGGGTTTAAGACCCCCACTAAATCGTAGATTTAGTGGACTACCCTTCGGGAACGCCAAGGGCGAATAATCAGTCGCAAATCTGTAGCTTGCTTACCGCAGGGGTATCCTCGACTGATAGCACAGCGTTAGCGAGGAACGAGCGTCTAGCTTCTGACTCCTTCTTCAATATTTCTGCGTCTTATTCCTCTGTCCTCTGCCTTTCTTCCGTCATTTGTAGATTTTAGATTAAATTGGTGATCAGAGAGCTAACAGCGCCATAGCCTACCTATTGGTGAAGTGGCAATTACTGGTAGATCAGCTTTTTGGCTTCACCAGCAGGCCAAACAAGCCTCTAGAAGCCTCTCAAGCTGCTGAGGATAGGTAAACGTCCTACAGCAAAAATATAAGCAACTGAGAGGTCGCCAAGCGCTGATAGCTAAAAATAAACCTAAAATCCCAGAATCCACGTGCTAAATTTGTCTCAAAATGGGTGTTCTGTGTGGGTTGCTTCTTCGACCGAATTGGCTCGAACACCGACTGCGATCGCTCTTGGTAAATTTGATGGTGTTCATATTGGTCATCAAAAGGTAATTCAACCAGTTTTGCAGTCAGCAAGGGGTGAAGATGGGCGAGGAACTGGGGAGAAAATACCAGAAGGCGCACCTATTCATCCTAGTCAATCATCAACTTTGCCATCATCCTCAGGACATATATATTCAACAGTTGTCACCTTTGATCCTCATCCCCAGGAATTTTTTACAGGTCAACCCCGTGCTTTGTTGACACCACTTGATGAAAAAGTTCAACAATTGCGATCGCTTGGAGTAGAACAATTAGTACTATTACCCTTCGACAAAGAACTATCTGCCCTATCACCCCAAGATTTCGTCGCCAAAATCCTCGTCCAACAACTACAATGTCAAAAAATTAGCGTTGGGCAAGATTTCTGTTTTGGGAAAAAGCGCATGGGTACTGCCCAAGATTTGCAAATACTCGCTGCCCAGTACAATATACCTGTAACCATTGTTCCCTTACAAACTGATACAGGCGACTTGCTCAAAAATAGCAGTTGTAGCAATACCGAGCCAATTGAAGATGGTCGCATTAGCACTTCCTTAATTCGCCAAACTTTAGAAGCAGGCGATATTCAACGAGCCAACCGCTTACTAGGAAGACCTTATACACTCACAGGTGTAGTCATACCAGGTCAACAGTTGGGTAGAACCATTGGCTTTCCCACCGCCAACCTGCAACTACCAAAAGATAAATTTTTACCCCTTCAAGGAGTTTATGCAGTGCGGGTGATCATCCTCAACGAAACGCCAGAAAATCTGCCTATACAGAACTTAGGTGTCATGAATATCGGCAATCGCCCCACTGTCAACGGTACTCATTCTTCAGTAGAAGTACACTTGTTAGATTGGTCTGGTGATTTATATGGAAAAAACTTGGTAGTACAGCTAGTAAAATTTTTGCGTCCCGAACAAAAATTTCCTGCCCTAGAAGCCCTAAAAACCCAAATCCAACTTGACTGTACAGTAGCTAGAGAAATTTTGAGTACACAATGCTGAATTTGGAATGTTAATTGGGAACAATGTATGGTAAAGGGTGATTGGTAATGGGTAATAGGTGATTGGAGGGACGAGAAAAATAAATATTCCCCCTCATCTCCCTCATCTTCCCCAGTCCCCAGTCCCCAGTCCCCACCTCCCCAATTCCCCAACCCCAGTGCATGAGAGAAAAAATTGACGCTTTAACACAAAATCTGGCTCGTACCATCGTTGGTAAAAATGAAGCAATACATTTAGTGATAATTGCTTTGTTGAGTGGTGGTCATGCCTTGCTAGAAGATGTTCCTGGGGTTGGTAAAACCCTACTCGCCAAATCTTTAGCTCGGTCTGTAGATGGTAAATTTCAAAGGTTACAGTGTACCCCCGATTTGTTACCAACTGACATCACTGGCACTAATATTTGGAATCCTAAAAGCGGCGAATTTAGTTTTCTCCCTGGGCCAATATTTGCCAATGTGCTGTTAGCTGACGAAATTAACCGTGCTACCCCCCGCACCCAGTCAGCATTGCTGGAAGTGATGGAAGAAAATCAGGTAACAGTTGATGGTGTCTCCCGTGCAGTTCCTCAGCCCTTCTTTGTCATTGCTACCCAGAACCCCATTGAGTACCAAGGTACTTTTCCTTTGCCCGAAGCACAAATGGATCGGTTTATGTTGTCCTTAAGCTTGGGATATCCTTCTGAGTCAGACGAATTGGGAATGTTGCAAAACCTGCAAAATGGGATTCAGGTAGCTGATTTGCAGCCTTGTATCACCTTGGACGAAATAGCTCAGTTACGGCAACTTTGTTCGCAAGTAAAAGTAGAAATATCTTTGCAGCAATATATTTTAGAATTAGTGCGAGCAACTAGAGAGGATGAAGAAATCACTCTTGGTGTTAGTCCTCGTGGGACTGTGGCATTACAAAAAGCCAGTCAAGCACGAGCTTTTATGTTAGGGCGAGATTATGCTATTCCCGATGATGTGAAGTTTCTTGCACCTTACGTTATGTCTCATCGCCTGATTCCTAGAGGTGGCAGGAATTCTAGGACTATAGTAGATCGTTTATTGCGAACTGTGTCGATTCCTTAGTTTTGAAACCTTGCGATCGCGCTACAATCAATAGTAACAGCACAAAAGAAGCGATCGCACTACAACAGGATTTACGCAACTGACATATAGATTTTTGATGTGACACTTGCGTAAGTCTTACACAAAAAACTATTCACAGCATTAAAATGAATTACCCAATGGTGGCTACAAAAATTAATTAAACAAAAAATTACAAATAATAATTATGGAAGACCTTTTAAGACTTAAAGAAAGAATTGAAATCGCCTTAGAATTAGGTGAAAGTTATTATCGTGAATTTAAAAGTGCATTACAAGGTCATGCAAATGACAAAAAGCCCCGTGATTTAAAAGAAATTTGTGCTGATATAGCAAAAACCTTGGTGGCATTTGCCAATGCTGACGGTGGGGAACTTTTTGTGGGTATAGAAGATAATAATATGGTGACAGGCTTGCCTTTTACAGAAGAAAAAATAAACGCTATTTTAAATGCACCTGAAAATTATGTTTTGAAAGATACACCACTATCTATTAAGCGTAAAAATCTTATTGACTATGAAGGAAAAAAAGTAGCTTATTTTTCCATTGATAAAGGTGCTACATTTGTTCATCAAACATCAAAAGGAGAATGTTTTCAACGCAAAGATCGAGAAAGTGTACCAACTTCTGCTGATAGTATTAGATTCTTGAGAGAAGAAGCCATTTCTAGAGAATATGATAGACAATTTGTAGATTTGGCAAGTGTAAGAGACTTAGACTTAGAGTTGGTAGCAACGGTTGCACAAGAAATCACTAAAATTAAATCTATTTCACCGGAAAAGTTCTTACAGTATGCTGAATTAGCAGAATTTGATGGAGATCGTTTAAGGTTAAGACGAGCAGCCTTATTGTTATTTGCAAAAAATCCTACCAAATGGCATCCTCGATTACAAGTAAGAATATTAAGGATAAACGGAACTGAAGAAAAACCTGCTCCTGACTATAACATCAATGAAGTAGCAGAGGTAACGGGTAATATATTTAAACTTGTGGAAGATAGTTGGGAAGCACTGAGACCGGCTTTAACAGAAACACGTTATTCAAGTGATGGACTATTTAAAACACAAGTAATTTATCCCGAACTTGCTTGCAGAGAAGCCTTAATCAATGCAATCACCCACCGAGATTATAGCATTGAAGGTCGTGGAATTGAAATCAGAAGATTTGACGATAGGTTAGAGGTACTTAGTCCAGGAAAATTATTATCTAAATATACTATTGAAGATTTGAAAGAACTCAAAGGCGCACATGAAACCAGAAATACCTATGTCGCTAGAGTTTTAAGAGAGTTTGGCTATATCCGCGAACTTGGTGAAGGCATTAGAAGGATGTTTGCTTTAATGAAAAGCAATGAATTGGTTGAACCAGAAATTTCTTCACCTAATAAATCATTTATTGTCTCACTATTTCATAAATTTATCTATACCAAAGAAGAGAAAATGTGGTTAGATAATTTTGAGCATTTACAACTTTCTAGAGAGCAGAAAACTATAGTTAAGTTGGGAATTAATGGCAGATTAATTTCTCCAAAGGAGATTTTTGAAAATGTGGGTATTTTAGATACTGATTATTATCGTCAATTGGTAGAAGGTTTAAGAAAAATTGGTATTTTGGTTAGCGAGGTTTCATCTGATGAAGCAACAAGACTTGCTAAAAAACAAAATATTTCTAAAAAAAGCATTGCTCGATTTAAAATTCAATTACCTTATAATGTGATAGATACTGCAAAAGTATCTGGAAGTAATGATACTTCAGATTATGCAAAAATATTTATTGGTAATGTTGATTTTAATGCTGATGAGCAGGATTTAGAAACATTATTTAGTCAATTTGGTGAAAT includes:
- a CDS encoding ATP-binding protein, producing MEDLLRLKERIEIALELGESYYREFKSALQGHANDKKPRDLKEICADIAKTLVAFANADGGELFVGIEDNNMVTGLPFTEEKINAILNAPENYVLKDTPLSIKRKNLIDYEGKKVAYFSIDKGATFVHQTSKGECFQRKDRESVPTSADSIRFLREEAISREYDRQFVDLASVRDLDLELVATVAQEITKIKSISPEKFLQYAELAEFDGDRLRLRRAALLLFAKNPTKWHPRLQVRILRINGTEEKPAPDYNINEVAEVTGNIFKLVEDSWEALRPALTETRYSSDGLFKTQVIYPELACREALINAITHRDYSIEGRGIEIRRFDDRLEVLSPGKLLSKYTIEDLKELKGAHETRNTYVARVLREFGYIRELGEGIRRMFALMKSNELVEPEISSPNKSFIVSLFHKFIYTKEEKMWLDNFEHLQLSREQKTIVKLGINGRLISPKEIFENVGILDTDYYRQLVEGLRKIGILVSEVSSDEATRLAKKQNISKKSIARFKIQLPYNVIDTAKVSGSNDTSDYAKIFIGNVDFNADEQDLETLFSQFGEISDVYLPKDRMTGKSRGFAIVEFEQLESAKKALENTNPLFLRNRKLYVQKYKGI